From the genome of Thermodesulfobacteriota bacterium:
TCCATATTACCAATTCAAGTAGGGTGGGTCAAGCGAAGCGGACCCACCAATCAGCCACATGGGAGGGTGGGCCAAATATAGAAGACCCACTAACTGGAGAGGAGCGAATCCAACCTATAAGTTTTTAATCGGAGGGAAATATCGAACGCGGTGACGGAACTCCTCAACAATGACAATGGCTCCCTCGTCCAAAGCCTTGGCCGCATCTTTGAGCACGGAAGACAATTTGAGAAGAAGATTGGAAGTTCTCGTATTGTGCAAACGAAATAGATTGACGCCCTTTCTTCTCCTTTTTGACAGGGCAACAATCTCCCCAAAATCAAGATCGAATGTAATGATGATGCGTTTTTCAGCTACAGCCTTTTCAAAGATTTCACCATTGGGCAAGCGATGGAGCCCTTCTTCCCTTAAATGTTTCGCATCGTGGCCGTGGTTACGCAACCATTCAACCACTCTGATATCCAGGCCCATATCAGCGAGAAAGCGCATGATTATCCTTTACAGGTTATAGCCTTGTTCTTGTGCCAACCAGGCCGCATACTCAATGGCCTGCTGGATATCTTCTCTCTCTAAATCCGGATATCCCTCAAGGATTTCTTCAAAAGTAGCACCATGTGCGATCTGGCCTACGATAACAGAAACGGGAATCCGCATACCCCGAATACACGCCCGACCTCCCATGATCTCTGGATCAAAAGTGATTCTATCAAACATTTCCTCAACCTCCTGATTTGTTGTTCTGCCTTTCATATTACCAACTCAAGTAGGGTGGGTCAAGCGAAGCCGACCCACCATTGACGGGGATCTTCCCTCCACTCTTTACTCCCGCTCCATCCCTGAAATACTCCCCGCCTCCTCCCATCCCCACCCTTCGAGGTATAACCCCCTCTCGACGGCCTGCCGAAACGAACTATGAGGCCAATCCTTCGAAGCCCCAACGTAACCGTGCTTCACCGGATTGTAATGGATGTAATCCATGTGCCTTCGCCAATCCGCC
Proteins encoded in this window:
- a CDS encoding DUF5615 family PIN-like protein is translated as MRFLADMGLDIRVVEWLRNHGHDAKHLREEGLHRLPNGEIFEKAVAEKRIIITFDLDFGEIVALSKRRRKGVNLFRLHNTRTSNLLLKLSSVLKDAAKALDEGAIVIVEEFRHRVRYFPPIKNL
- a CDS encoding DUF433 domain-containing protein, with the protein product MFDRITFDPEIMGGRACIRGMRIPVSVIVGQIAHGATFEEILEGYPDLEREDIQQAIEYAAWLAQEQGYNL